The following proteins are co-located in the Oncorhynchus clarkii lewisi isolate Uvic-CL-2024 chromosome 30, UVic_Ocla_1.0, whole genome shotgun sequence genome:
- the LOC139389575 gene encoding ELMO domain-containing protein 3-like, with the protein MEGDSGVTAHTEGLNGVFHHECKETEELTNGHSNHKPVMNGLTPGHSVKEHGNSSSVLKSLPISALKQNGLLQSLAAGGKQPKTERESADVEQAREEWEALESIQPVVSEESSPTPLISFNEALQHFQTTDLGELLKKIQPTIRRTGLATFTHFLFGPPRLHRELLEERDLVFAIAQCSLDNSQAVHLRVLQTIYKRLTGSKLDCPRFGTHWENVGFQGTDPATDLRGTGFLGLMHALYLVMDPETLPLARDIFKLSQHPTQNFPFCVMSISMTCIALHALREEALSKECNRRQQVVGVLNEFYVATFLHLYQLWKSQQKTISDSGFVLKEVELFAKKNPKQMLRRLDVFLRERTYPDPTAQRPSPCLGGRGARSEGTRGKEMHFTGVCELPLNMEGEARLI; encoded by the exons aTGGAAGGGGACAGTGGTGTCACAGCACACACAGAG ggtCTGAATGGTGTGTTCCATCATGAATGTAAAGAGACAGAGGAGCTAACCAATGGCCACTCCAACCACAAACCT GTGATGAATGGACTGACGCCAGGTCATAGTGTCAAAGAGCACGGCAACAGTAGTTCAGTGCTCAAATCTCTGCCA ATTTCAGCTCTGAAGCAGAATGGCCTTCTGCAGTCCCTGGCAGCAGGAGGAAAGCAACCCAAGACAGAAA GGGAGAGTGCGGATGTGGAGCAGgctagagaggagtgggaggctctaGAGAGTATCCAACCAG TGGTCAGTGAGGAGTCCAGTCccacccctctcatctcctttaaCGAGGCGCTGCAGCACTTCCAGACTACAGACCTTGGAGAGCTGCTG AAGAAGATCCAGCCCACCATTCGCAGGACGGGTCTGGCCACTTTCACACACTTCCTGTTCGGCCCGCCGCGACTTCACCGGGAACTACTGGAGGAGAGGGACCTGGTCTTTGCCATCGCacagt gTTCTCTGGATAACAGTCAGGCTGTACACCTGCGTGTTCTACAGACCATCTATAAGAGGCTGACAGGCAGTAAGCTGGACTGTCCTCGGTTCGGCACACACTGGGAGAATGTGGGCTTTCAGG GTACGGACCCAGCCACAGACCTGCGTGGTACAGGTTTCCTGGGGCTGATGCATGCCTTGTACCTGGTAATGGACCCTGAGACGCTGCCTTTAGCCAGAGACATCTTCAAGCTGTCCCAGCACCCCAcacag AACTTTCCTTTCTGTGTGATGTCCATCAGTATGACCTGTATCGCCCTGCATGCACTCAGAGAAGAGGCCCTCTCCAA GGAGTGTAACCGTCGACAGCAGGTAGTGGGGGTGTTGAATGAGTTCTACGTTGCCACGTTCCTGCACCTCTACCAGCTGTGGAAGAGCCAGCAGAAGACCATCTCTGACTCCGGCTTCGTCCTGAAAG AAGTGGAGCTGTTTGCCAAAAAGAACCCCAAGCAGATGCTGCGTCGACTGGACGTCTTCTTGAGGGAGAGGACGTACCCGGACCCCACGGCCCAGCGACCCTCACCCTGCCTGGGGGGGAGAGGGGCCAGGTCTGAGGGAACCAGGGGCAAGGAGATGCACTTCACTGGAGTGTGTGAGCTACCActaaacatggagggagaggccAGGCTCATCTGA